Genomic segment of Melanotaenia boesemani isolate fMelBoe1 chromosome 10, fMelBoe1.pri, whole genome shotgun sequence:
TGGggaacagcatggcttcacagatAAATTGCATTGGTGACTGGTCGAAAATAAACGTATAAAATGAATCTGTTATGATTTtagcctggaatggtatacatCAGTGCTATTCAATTCAGTCCTaggagggccgcaatccagctgGTTTTCCATAgatccctgtttcaacacacctgcatcaaattaatggatcttacaaagttctgcacaatgactaattaatttgaatcaggtgtgttgaaacagggatatatggaaaacctgctggattgcggccctcgtaggaccgaattgaatagccccgGTATACATCCTTCCAATCTCAGGAACCTTAACTTTCCATGGGACACAAATATTGAGGCAACAAAGCAGAAACCTGGTCCACTGGCACAGATcaggagagaagaaaagaagatcTGGAGTGAAAGCATCCATTAAAAACTTACTGTGAGCAGCAGGCGCTCTGGGTGGTTGCAGCGTGGCGGGGGTCGTGCACCGGCATCCTGCAGAGACAGATACACACATTTAACAGCAGGAAGACGGTGTGGACATACAAACAGAGGCTCAGCTGCTGGTGTTAAACATTGATCAGGACTTGTCTTTTACTTACAGGTATCCAGGAGGGACCACTAGCTGCCCATCAACGAGCCAGAGAACTGGCAGAGAGTTCACCtgtagacacaaacacacagaacagatGTGAAACAAGTTGCTGTGGTGACGTCCGCCcaccagctcacacacacacatacacactttcaTCCATTATAGGAAAGAGTGGGAACGGGAGACATGTTCACCTGTTTGATCGGATTCATCTAACCAGCTACTAGATGATTCTTTATCACCAAAACCGTTTcaaattattcatctttttaaataaaccatgtttttttaccttagtgttatttttgtcacttttccgaattcattcatttattgctTGATGCTCTAcaagtttgttgtttattaaattattgttttagtttcaagTTAATTTacttgaatttaattttatctgttGCTACATTTAACACTTTGTTAAACCTGACCTCTGAGCTcttagaaaacagatttattgattttttttattaatattttttacatgacagGGTAACAAAACATTCTGTTAAACATCCTTTAACATTGGAGAGGTTGACATAAATTGACCTTGACATATGAGGGGCTATCACGTATAAAATATAagacaaatatataaaacataagtgaacacaaacaaacaaacaaacaaacatggggTGTGACAGTAGCTACCAGATACAAAAACATGAGACAGTCATCAGTAAGGGAGCCTTCAGGAGTCCTCCTGTTGGGTGGCTCTTATAGTAATGTAAGACCAAAATGGTCCCCAGACCGGTGCAATAGTTTTGTCCCTGCTACTTAATTTGTAGAGCATACACTCATATGAGGCCATTTTAACCATCAGGTTGACCCATTCCTTAACTTGTGGGGTTTTTGGAGTTTTCCAGTGCTTAAGGATAACCCTGGCTGCTACAGAGATCCCAATTATTATAACGGAAAACTTCCCTTTTGATATATGAGACATCCGTCCTCTATCACCAAGCAAACAGAGTCTTGGACAGAGTGGCACTGTTTCACCCAACCAATCACTCAGGATTCGTACAATAATCAACCACAGGGGTCTTATAAATGGACATTCCCACAGACAATGTATCAGTGTACCTGCATCCTTTTGACATTTCCAGCACATAAAGTCACTTTTAAGACCCATTCTGTTCAGTCTCACTGGTGTCCAGTAATATCTCGGCATAATTTTGTACTGTGTAAATTTACCTTTACATTCCCTTATGTATTTTCCAGTCTGTGGAACAATTTTCATCCATTCCTCGTCGCCGAACACGCACCCAATGTCCTTTTCCCACAAAACCTTTAAATTTTTACAGTCACTGCTGATGGCGTAGCTGATTGTTCTGTAAAAAGTGGAAGCGCGATGATGATGAGGTGGCCTTGCGAAGTAATCCAGAATgaggttttcttcattttgctgtttgagtGACTTGACACAGTTCCTGATCTGCAGGTATTTCCAGAAATTTTCCTTTCCAGTCAGGTTGTATTTCTTCAGCAGTTCATTGTATGACATAAACACTCCACCATCATAGAGATTATCCAGCGTACATATACCATCGTTATGCCAGCCCTTCCAGTAAAGTGGTGTTGTCCCAATGCTAATTAAAGGGTTTTCTCATGGGGAGGAATACAACTGTTTACACTGTGACAACCCAATCAACCTGTGCACTTTTGTCCAGACGTCCCGTGAGTGTCACATGACAGGGTTTGTAGTTCTACCCGCACTCAGAGAGGCACTCAATAGGTGTGAAGGGGGaggataaatatttttcaataatAGTCCAATCCAATTCATACTGTCCCATCCAAAGTTTAGCTAGTTTTGCCATctcaaaagaaatataatataatcttGGATCCGGTAACCCCAAACCTCCCTTGTCTCTAGGTGCACATAATTTAGCCAGCTTAATTCTGGGTCTTTTCCTTTTCAAGGATTCAaagattcaaggattcaaggaactttattgtcataccagctcacatttacatgtttatggtacgaaattagaactgaggtcccggtttgagccataagaaggagggcaataagtcaaataaaataagacatgaaaaaaattagaaatataggctaaatataaatagaatataagctaaatacaatagaatataaacagcaaaattttaaataaaaataacagtaaacactaaagagcccagtttgcatgtgcagcctagataaatatgtgcaagtatgtatgtgcatgaggtagtgatagtacaaagtataacatttctgatattaatattaatgatattgcacttgtatggacagcaggtaaacatgtaaacatgtggacaggtaaagtgtttgcagtgcaggtctgtttgtcggagtgggggggtggattcagttggggtggggatgggggggtgggggcagggcagcagggtttgggctggtgttcagaggtggggaagtagggtggggaggagtctacaaggcatggcaagagttcagcagtctgacagcttcagggaagaagctgttcctgaacctggtgatcttgctccttatgcatctcagccgcctgcctgaggggaggggttggaaaagtccatgtgctggatgggtggagtccttcatgatgcggagggccctccccctgcatcgtgctgtgtagaggtctaaggtggtgggaaggctgctccccatagtcctctgtgcagcctttaccaccctctgcagagccttcctctcagcggcggtgcagttgccgtgccacacggtgatgcaggtgcagaggacgctctccaccgcgcagcggtagaagctcctcaggacagcgctccctagtccggctcgccgcagcttcctaaggaagtagaggcgctggtgtgctttcctgaccagctgggaagtgttggtgttccaggtgaggtcctcggttatgtgcacacccaggtacctgtagctggagaccacctccacagctactcctccgatgtgcaggggaggagtagggtgcttatccttcctgaagtccaccaccatctccttggtcttcttcacattgatgcagaggttgttttctctgcaccactgcaccaggtgttccacctcctctctgtattccgactcatcgttgttgttgatgcgtcccacaaccgctgtgtcatctgcaaacttcactatatgacagctgggatgtctcgccgagcagtcatatgtcagcagagtgaacaggagggggctcagcacacagccctgaggagagccagtgctgagggtgatggaggaggaggtggagttatggatcctgacagtctgaggtctgttggtcagaaagtccaggacccagttccccagtgtgttactcagaccaagggtggagagcttctgcaccagtgtctgtgggatgatggtgttgaaggcagaggagaagtccaggaagagcaggcgggcgtatgagtttctgctctccaggtgggtgagggttgtgtggaccactgatgagatggcgtcatcagtggagcggttctttctgtatgcatactgatgtgggtccacggtgacgttgatggagtctttgatgtgggccataaccagcctctcgaagcacttcatgactaccggggtcagggctatgggtcggtagtcattcaggcctgtcactgtgggacacTTTGGGACGGGGGCAATGGTTGCAGTCTTTAGACAGGTGGGAACAGATGCCAGCGACagtgaggtgttgaagatgtccgtcaGCACCTCAGCCAGCTGGTGTGCGCAGTCTTTCAGTACACGCCCTGGGATGTTGTCTGGGCCAGCAGCTTTGCGGGGGTTAATTCCTTTAAGGGTCTTCCTCACATCAGCAGTGGACACACAGAGGGGCGTGTCACCAGGTGGTGGTGTTAGTCTAttgcagggagggggggagtCAGGGTTCTCAAAGCGAGCATAAAACCTGTTTAGTTTGTCTGGCAGGGAGGGGTCCTTTGGACATTGTGCATCCTTGGTgttgtagtctgtgatgcactTTATGCCCATCCACATGCTCCGGGGGTCGTTGGAGGTGAGGTGACCCTGAATCTTCTGAGCGTATGCTGCTTTGGCCCTCTTGACACCCACCGTCAGATCTTTTCTCGCCGTTCTTAGTGCTGATGCCTCACCTgccctgaacgcagcatcccTGGTTTTCAGCAGAGCTCTCACCTCAGCATTcaaccagggtttctggtttggatagcaggtaactgtcctggtggtggtgacatcatcagtaCACTTGGAGATGAAGCCGAGGACGGAGGAGGTGTAGTCCTCCAGGTCCACCTCTCCCTCACACATAGCTGCCTCTCTGAAGACCTGCCAGTCTGTGCACTGGAAGCAGTCCTGGAGTACAGAGGCTGCATCACTGGGCCACACAGTGACAGTCTTCTTTGTTGGCCTGATCCGACTCAGCAGGGGGCGGTAAGCTGGCGCCAGCAGGATGGAGATGTGGTCAGAGAGGCCAAGATGGGGGCGAGGAAGAGCTCTGTATGCACCACGTATGTTTGTGTACACACAGTCCAGAGTGTTGTCCCCTCGTGTGGGAATGGTGACGTGCTGGTAAAACCTGGGCAGAGTGTCCGTCAGTTTCACGTGGTTGAAGTCTCCCGCAACCACGTAAAGTGCCTCCGGGTGCGCAGTCTGCAGCGAGCTGATGGTGTCATGTAGCTCCTGTAGCTCTTCGTTAGCATTAGGTGAGATGTAAACAATGGTGACGAACACCGCGGTGAACTCTCGAGGCAGATAGTGCGGCCGACATTTCACCGTCATAAGTTCTATCGCCTCAGAGCAGTGGCTTTTTACCAGTCCACAGTTTGTACACCAACCTTCGTTTATGTACACACATAGTCCTCCTCCTCTCGACTTCCCCGACCGGTGGTCGCGGTCTGCACGGAATAGCTGCAGGCCGTCGATCTGGAAGGCTGAGTCCGGCATGTTGTGGTTCAGCCAAGTTTCcgtgagacagaaaacagcacagttcctcatctcTGTGTGAACACTCAGCCTCAGACGCAACAGGTCCACTTTGTTGTCCAGGGAGCGGACGTTGGCCAGGAAGAGAGTTGGAATTGGAGGCCTCCTCGCCTTCAGCTGGGCAAGCACACCCGCCCGCGTTCCTCTCTTTTGTCTCCGGGCACAACGCTTCCTTTTGCCCGCAGCGCCCCGTACTCTGCTGCGCCACTTTGTTGTCCTCAGGAGCCCCTGTCTCCCAAGTGCGGATTTCAGCCCTGGAGTTACGGTCGTGGTAACCAAACTATCTCTGATGAGTGCGAGTTCGGTTGTGCTGTACTTCACACGCAGATTTTGCACAGAAGTAGTGCTAAAAGTGGTCTCTAAGTTGTGAAAAACAGCCTTAGTCCCGGGAGCTCGAGAAGCCGCTGCTCTACTGTGCGCCGCCAGTTTCCCACAGAAACTCCTTAATCAATGTGTCATATTGACTAAATATTGCAGGGGGAACAATGACAGGTAGCATCATTAAGGTATAATTGAACTGTGGAGACACaaccattttaattacattcacCTTCCCCCACAGTGTAAGTTTGATCTTTTCCCACTTGTCCAggttagtctttattttttgtagaaTCGGTTCAAAATTTAACACAGGCATTTCTTCTATTTCCCTGCTTATTGAAATTACTAAATATGTCCTTCCCCGAGGAATCCCTTTAAAGCCGAATTTTGTTATTGTATTTCCATTACAAAACCCCGTGATTGGCATGGCCTCAGATTTCGTCCAGTTAATTTTGTAACCTGAAACATTTGAGTATGATTGTATTGTTTCCATTAAATGTGGTGTTGTGTAATCtgggtcttttaacaggaccaATATGTCATCCGCATACAGTAGCAATTTATGTTGTTTGCAACCCCCCTTATGTCTGCGTTCGCCCTTATAGCAACAGCCAGCGGTTCCAGCGAGATGTTAAAAAGCAGAGGCGAAAGAGGGCAACCCTGCCTCGTGCCCCTTTTAAGACTGGAGAAGGGCGATGTTACACCGTTGGTTGTGACTGACGCCCTGGGGCTGTTATATAGTGTTAACCCATGTAATAAAGTGGTTATTAAACCCAAAATTTGACAGTGCCGCAAAAAGACCATTGGaccatttttttccctgttaatGCTAATTAGGTGTATCAATCTCCTCATGTTGTCTGTCGATGATCTATTTTTCATAAAGCCCACTTGGTCTGGGTGTATGATAACCGGTAATACCTTCTCTAAGCGAGTTGCTAAGATCTTAGTTAAAATCTTGCAGTCTACAATGAGTAAGCTAATGGGTCGATAATTAGAGGGTTGCAAAGGGTCCTTATCCTTCTTTGGCAGAACAGATACCAGGGCTTCGCCAAAAGTAGGGGGTAGGGACTGTAAAGTATACACTTCATTATATACCTCCTTTAGCACTGGAACCAGGATGTCCAAGAATTGCTTATAATACTCAACGGGAAGCCCGTCTAACCCGGGCGATTTCCCATTTTTCATACTAGATATGAATTTCCTAATTTCAGTCTCTGTCATAGGACCACCTAATAGGTCCGCCTGTTCAGGAGTCAATTTAGGTAGATTCAAAttggtaaaaaacaaacaaactgtcatTTCTTCCTGTTTGGGATTTATGTCTGAGGTGTACAATGCCTCATAATATtgttgtaaaactttatttggtTGCCGTCATTGTTGTACACCCTTTTCTAATGGCTGCGATTAAGTTGCTGGAATTCCGTTGTTTTAATTGTCTGGCCAGCAGTTTGCCCGTTTTTCCCCTTCTTCATAAAAGGATGTCCCCAACCTAAATAAAGCGTATTCTACCTTCTTGTTATATTTTTCCTGAAGTTCAAATTTAAGTTTACAAATATTCTGATATGACTGATCCGGAAATGTTGTGCCAGTTCCCTTTCGCGCACTCTAATTTGAGTCTCTAATTCTTTGCTTTTGCCTATATCCTCCTTCTTTTTAGATGCATATGCTATGATTTTTCCCCTAATGTATGCTTTTGACGCTTCCCATTCAGTCAACCTTCTGTCGACACTGCCCGTATTTATGtctaaaaaggacaaaagatcTTCTTTTCTAGATGCTGTAAATGTCTCATCATGCAACAATGACGTGTTTAGtctccatctccctctcttATTTATATCGATCCCCAGCTTTATAGCGGCATGGTCAGACAGAGCTATTGCATTAATTTTGCAATACGCAACTTGTTTAGTAATGTTGTTTGATATCAAGAACATGTCAATTCTCGAGTAGGTTTTACAGTCAGTGTGAGAAAATAGTATACTCTCTTTCTGTCACAAACCGGGAGATTGGACTCAAATAAATCAGTATTCCAGAGAAAggtaaaaatggtttatttgaGCAATGAGAAAGTGTAATGGTGTTCTATCCGGTCTCGCTTGGTCAGCTCTTCTGTGGGGGTATGAGAACAGGTGTTAGAAGGCAGGGAGTCCGTGACAGAGATGCAGGATATTATAGATTCACGTACCGGGTGCTGTAGTGTAGTTGGTGAGAGTAAACTGGCAGGACCGGAAAGGCCAGACAGGAGACCGCTGGAGTGGGTAGACAACTGCTGGATAGAGAACAGGTTAGTGGAGGAATAACTGGCGGGGGTCAGGGTCTCCAGCCCACAGAAGCGGGTGCGTCTGGGCAGAGAAGATAAGTCCGtgatccagaatccaaatccaagaATCAGTCCAGAGGTCAGTAATCCAGAAATCCAATAATCAAACAGAGTTACCAGTCAGGGGGCAGGCTGAGACGGGGATCCAGGTCCAAAAACAAGGTCAACaataggcaggcaggcaggaaaACAGGCAGAACAACGGCTGGAtgcgtgcagggaagaaccaagacgatctggcggaGAGAAGCTGTCACAGGCAAGTATTTAAAGGGCGCCGTACAGGTGAAGGGCATTAGCAATcagtgtgggggaaaaaaaggtgcGTTCAGGGAAGCTGGGAAGTCCTGATCCTTATCAGACAAACCATGACACTTTCGCGTGGATTTGTTAGCCACCAGATATCTACAAGACCGTTATCCTCACTTAACATATGGATTGCAGCCCTGTCTTTAGGTACTAATGGGCTGGTAAACACTCTTCGATCAATAAAGGCGTCCCAGACCTGATTAAAGTCTCCTGCAAGGATAATATCCCCCTCCATGTCCcccagtattttatttacctcaTTAAAGAAATTGGGGTTCCCAATAGTTGGCgcataaatattacacagtataatATTGCTACCATTTATGTTGGCCTGGAGACAAATCATTCTACCCTCACTagctttcatttgtttaattaaagtaaagttGAGATTCTTGTGTATCAATATAGTGACCCCATTACGTCTGCTGGAGAAGGAGCTATGAAGAACATGCCCCACCCATCCAAATTTCAATTTCATAGCTTCTTCTGCTCTGAAATGAGACTCTTGAATGAATGCAATATCTGCTTTGTGATAGTTCGATCAAGATTTCAAGTTCGGCAACACTCCACAGCTTGGAACCCTTAAGCCTGCTCTTAGTGCCCACTGTCGCGATCTTTTCCCGGTTCCTTTCCGCTGGATGGGCATGTCTACAGTGCTGAGTCAATCCAATTCCGGTCTGAAATCGGGCCTGGCGGAGTTCGCACGCAAACTCTCCCCTCTTCCCGCACACTTGGGGACATGGCAGGAGATGGAATGGCTGTTGGAGTTGGATCTTCCACACTTTCGACACTTGTAGACAACCTTAACCGCGGCATGTCGGCCAGCAAAATGCTTTCCGAACGTGCCCACGGTTCCGATGTGCACACCACACAGcgttcaccctgcttcaccctacttgaacctacatcatcctgcttcaccctaattAGTCCTGCTttaccctgcttcaccctgccttttcctgcttctctctgcttcactctgcttcaccctacttgaacctacTTCATCCCGCTTCACCCTGCCttaccctgcttcaccctacttcatcctgcttcatgctgCTTCACCCTATTTCACCCtgctttatcctgcttcaccctacttcatcctacTTCGACCTGCTTCATTCTGCTTCATCCTGTGCCTACCATGGTGACCACGGTTAACGGGGAATCAGAGAGGGAGTCTGAGAAACGGCTACCACATCCAAGGAAGGCAGCAGGCGCACAAATTACCCACTCTCGACTCTGGGAGGTAGTGACGAAAAATAACAATGCAGAACTCTTTCGAGGCCCTGTAATTGGAATGAGTAcactttaaatcctttaacgAGGATCCATTGGAGGGCAAGTCTGGTGCCAGCAGCTGCGATAATTCCAGTTCCAATAGCGTATCTTAAAGTTGCTGTAGTTAAAAAGGATCGCGCTGACGGTCTGTCCTAGCCCCTGCCTCTCAGCATCCCCTCGATGCTCTTAGCTGAGTGTCCCACGGGGTTCGAAGCATTTACGAGGGGACCGGGCTGGAAAATGCACAAAGTCCCAGCTGGAGTACCAGAGGCACAAAGCTGAGGAGATTAAGTTCAGAGACAAGGATGGAGTCACTTATGAAAAGTTTATCCCTATGTGCCTCAGTTTGTGCCTGCTCACGAAATCACCACCT
This window contains:
- the LOC121647478 gene encoding transcription factor 7-like 1, yielding MKVCMCVCELVGGRHHSNLFHICSVCLCLQVNSLPVLWLVDGQLVVPPGYLMPVHDPRHAATTQSACCSQKRKRDDHSEPPYVKKPPNAFMLFLKEQRVSVVAELGHTGS